GCCTCTCCTTTGGGCGAAGGGACCTTTGGACTCACAATTTGGCGAACAAATGCCTCTGATTGCGATTTCCCCTAAGGGAACCGGGGCCTTACGCTCACGTTAAAGAAAGAATTTATTCACGCTTCGCAAGTGTGTTTTCTTTTTGAGTTAAGTATTTTCACTTATTTAAATCGGCCTGACCCTCCATTTTTAGCCTTTCGTCTATTTCTGGATTTGATCTCGATCCTATAATGTCATGGGCGAAGGGGCTAAGACTTTAGTTGTTGAGGATCTTCGCAACATGCAAGTGATGCAGAGATGCCCGCGGGAGGTCCCGCTCTTTCCTCAGAAAACGAAGCGACCGGTTGGTCGCGCTCAAACAAAACGGTTATATTATGGCGATTTCCAAAACTCTCGCAGACGAGTTGGAGAAACGGCGCGCCGCAGCCCTTGAAGGTGGCGGTCAGAAAAAGGCAGACGAAAGACACGCGAAAGGTCGTATGACCGCCCGCGAGCGCCTTGAAGCCCTTTTCTCCAAAGGGACATTCCAAGAATTTGGTTTGCATGTCCAGCACAACACTCGCAACTTCGGCATGGAAGGCAAATCCATCCCTACCGACGGTGTGATCACTGGTACCGGTTTTGTTGACGGACGTCCGGTCGCTGCATTCTCGCAGGACTTCACCGTTGTCGGCGGTTCCCTGGGTGAAATGCACGCGAAGAAAATCTGTGCATCTCTGGATCATGCTGTGAAAGCTGGTGTTCCGGTCGTTGGCTTCAACGATTCCGGCGGGGCCCGCATTCACGAAGCGGTTGGCGCTCTGTCCGGTTACGGTCAGGTCTTCTATCGCAACGTACTGTTGTCTGGTGTTGTTCCGCAGATTTCCGTTATTGCCGGTCCTTGTGCTGGTGGTGCTGCTTACAGCCCTGCGCTGACCGACTTCATCATCATGACCCGCGAAAATGCGCAGATGTTCATCTGTGGTCCTGAAGTTATCCGTGCTGTGACCGGTGAGGTCTGCACCATGGACGATATCGGTTCCGCGATGGCTCATGCTTCGGTTTCCGGTAACATCCACTTCATCGCAGAAAATGATGCGGACGCTGTTGCAACCGTTCATCGTCTGCTGTCGTTCCTGCCATCCAACAACATGATGGATCCTCCGCATCGCATCGAGCAGGATCTGCAGATCAAGGATGACGTGGAACTCGACAAACTGGTTCCAGAAGATCCAAAAGCACCATTCGATTGCCGCGACGTTCTCAAGCGCGTTGCCGACGATGGCGACTTCTTGGAAATTCAGGAGCATTTCGCTGCCAACCTCGTCATCGGCTTCGGTCGTGTCGGTGGTATCGTTTCCGGCTTCGTTGCCAACCAGCCAAAAGTCAAAGCTGGCTGCCTGGACATCGACGCTTCGGACAAAGCAGCACGCTTCGTTCGCTTCTGTAACGTCTACAACATTCCTATCCTGACCTTCGTTGACGTCCCTGGCTTCTTGCCTGGCGTGAACCAGGAGAAAATGGGCATCATTCGCCACGGCGCCAAAATGCTGTTTGCTTACGCATCTGCTACTGTGCCGAAAATCACCATCATCATGCGTAAAGCATATGGCGGTGCTTACCTGGCAATGTGCTCTGAAGATATGGGTGCTGACCGTGTCATCGCTTGGCCAACCGCTGAGGTTGCCGTTATGGGCGCTGAGGGTGCAGTGAACATCCTGTATCGTAAGGAAATGAAGGAAGCCGACGACAAGGTCGCCAAGGCAAAAGAACTGGCCGCAGAATATCGCGAAAAGTTCGCAACGCCTTACCTGTCCGCTGGTCGCCTGAACGTTCACGACATTATCCAGCCACGCGAAACCCGTGGTGCAGTTGCTCTGGCTCTGCGCGGTCTGATGTCCAAGCGTGAAACTCGTCCGCCGAAGAAACACGGCAACATTCCGCTCTAATCAAAGGACATATCTATGTTTGCTGATGCAATTGGTTTGATCCTGACGGGCTTTAGCGTTGTCATGGTCGCCTTGGCTTCCCTCTGGGCAGCATGTGCGGCGGTTGGCTATTGCTTTACCAACGCAGCCTTCAAGGCAAAAGCTGCAGCAGTATTCGGGGGAGCAGATGCAGCAGCTGCAGCTGCTCCAGCTCCCGCTGCTCCGGCGGCACCTGCTCCTACGAGCGGTGTACCACCTCATCATCTGGTCGCAATCGCTGCGGCTGTGGCCTCCACTCTTGGCGGTAGCTACGTTGTCACCAACGTTGCAGCTCCTGCTCACGAAGTGTCCGCTTGGCCAACCGAAGGTCGTAACTCGATCTATTCCAGCCACGTAACCCGCCACGGCTGGGGCGCTACTATTCCGACCACCGTAGTTGCTGGTCGCGCAACCACTACGAAAAGAGGATAATCCTATGAAACGCTTGCGTGTCACTGTTGAAGGCATCGCTTACGATGTAACGGTGGAAGATCAAGACGGTGCTGCTGCACCAGCTCCTGCCGCCGCTCCTGCTCCGGCACCAGCTCCTGTAGCTGCTCCGGCTCCTGCTGCTGCCCCAGCTCCTGCTGCTCCGGCTCCAGCTCCTGCTCCTGCTCCTGCCGCTCCGGCTCCTGCTGCTGCTGCTCCTGCAGCCGGTGGTGTTCCAGCTCCTCTGGCTGGTACCGTGGTTAGCGTAGAGGTTTCTGTTGGTCAGCAGGTTGCTGCCGGCGACACCCTCGTTGTTCTGGAAGCAATGAAAATGAACACCAACATTACCGCTCCTAGCGCTGGTACTGTTGCTGCTGTTAACGTTGCTGCTGGCGCTTCCGTGACCGAGGGTCAGGCCCTCGTAACTCTTTCATGATTGAGAGGTAAATCCAATCATGTCTGCAACAACCCAAACCGTAACGCAAGCAGTCGACCACGCCGCTCAGGCCGTGGCTGCTGCTCCGGCGGCGGCTGCGGCGGA
This DNA window, taken from Cohaesibacter intestini, encodes the following:
- a CDS encoding acyl-CoA carboxylase subunit beta — protein: MAISKTLADELEKRRAAALEGGGQKKADERHAKGRMTARERLEALFSKGTFQEFGLHVQHNTRNFGMEGKSIPTDGVITGTGFVDGRPVAAFSQDFTVVGGSLGEMHAKKICASLDHAVKAGVPVVGFNDSGGARIHEAVGALSGYGQVFYRNVLLSGVVPQISVIAGPCAGGAAYSPALTDFIIMTRENAQMFICGPEVIRAVTGEVCTMDDIGSAMAHASVSGNIHFIAENDADAVATVHRLLSFLPSNNMMDPPHRIEQDLQIKDDVELDKLVPEDPKAPFDCRDVLKRVADDGDFLEIQEHFAANLVIGFGRVGGIVSGFVANQPKVKAGCLDIDASDKAARFVRFCNVYNIPILTFVDVPGFLPGVNQEKMGIIRHGAKMLFAYASATVPKITIIMRKAYGGAYLAMCSEDMGADRVIAWPTAEVAVMGAEGAVNILYRKEMKEADDKVAKAKELAAEYREKFATPYLSAGRLNVHDIIQPRETRGAVALALRGLMSKRETRPPKKHGNIPL
- a CDS encoding biotin/lipoyl-containing protein gives rise to the protein MKRLRVTVEGIAYDVTVEDQDGAAAPAPAAAPAPAPAPVAAPAPAAAPAPAAPAPAPAPAPAAPAPAAAAPAAGGVPAPLAGTVVSVEVSVGQQVAAGDTLVVLEAMKMNTNITAPSAGTVAAVNVAAGASVTEGQALVTLS